From the Saccharobesus litoralis genome, one window contains:
- the gmk gene encoding guanylate kinase, producing MSAIGTLYVVSAPSGAGKSSLIKAYLEQQNDKLTGVSVSHTTREPRPGEENGKHYHFVTQDEFKQLIEQQAFFEWAEVFGNFYGTSKLAIDEQLNNGIDVFLDIDWQGARQVKQAMPQSKTIFILPPSKAELERRLTGRGQDSAETIAKRMDKAQSEMSHFNEFDYVIINDDFDQALSDMTAILRAERTKQTKQAKKYHNLLQDLLA from the coding sequence ATGAGCGCAATAGGTACCCTTTATGTCGTGTCTGCCCCTAGTGGTGCAGGTAAATCAAGCTTAATTAAAGCTTATCTTGAACAACAAAATGATAAATTAACGGGTGTATCGGTTTCTCATACCACACGCGAACCACGGCCAGGCGAAGAAAACGGTAAACATTATCACTTTGTCACGCAAGACGAATTTAAACAACTGATTGAACAACAAGCCTTTTTTGAATGGGCTGAAGTATTTGGCAATTTTTACGGTACATCAAAGTTAGCCATCGACGAGCAACTTAACAATGGCATAGATGTATTTTTAGATATTGACTGGCAAGGCGCTCGCCAAGTTAAACAGGCTATGCCACAGTCTAAAACTATTTTTATTCTACCGCCTTCAAAAGCCGAATTAGAACGTCGTTTAACCGGTCGTGGCCAAGACAGCGCTGAAACCATAGCTAAGCGTATGGATAAAGCGCAAAGTGAAATGTCGCATTTCAATGAATTTGACTATGTCATTATTAACGATGATTTTGACCAAGCATTAAGTGATATGACGGCTATTTTACGCGCTGAACGCACGAAACAAACCAAACAAGCTAAAAAGTACCATAACTTGTTACAAGATCTATTGGCGTAA
- a CDS encoding sugar O-acetyltransferase, which yields MNKLNKQDKHSVELSEQYYDAADSELIKARLKAHKLCAQYNVLASGRGKQQKSILSQLLDSNLSKQSDYYIEPPFHCDYGFNIHLADGVYFNFGCTLLDAAPIHIGQRVKLGPNVQIYTVGHPVDVAQRASGVEFCLPITIEDDVWIGGAAIILPGVTIGAGSVIGAGSVVSKSIPANVVAVGNPCQVIKPT from the coding sequence ATGAATAAGTTGAATAAGCAAGACAAACATAGCGTGGAGCTATCAGAGCAATATTATGATGCAGCAGATAGCGAGTTAATTAAAGCGCGCCTTAAAGCCCACAAATTGTGTGCTCAGTATAATGTGTTAGCATCGGGCCGAGGCAAACAGCAAAAGTCAATTTTAAGCCAGTTGTTGGATTCTAATCTATCAAAACAGAGTGACTACTATATTGAACCGCCTTTTCATTGTGATTATGGTTTTAATATTCACTTAGCTGATGGCGTGTATTTTAACTTTGGTTGTACCTTACTCGATGCTGCGCCAATTCATATTGGCCAGCGAGTTAAACTTGGGCCAAATGTGCAAATATACACTGTGGGTCATCCGGTGGATGTTGCACAACGTGCAAGCGGTGTTGAGTTTTGCTTGCCAATTACAATTGAAGACGATGTGTGGATAGGTGGTGCAGCCATAATATTGCCAGGTGTAACCATAGGCGCAGGCAGTGTGATTGGCGCAGGCTCTGTGGTTTCAAAAAGTATTCCCGCTAACGTGGTTGCGGTTGGTAACCCTTGTCAGGTTATTAAACCAACCTAG
- a CDS encoding Tll0287-like domain-containing protein, translating into MKKLNAIVLGTALLGSATALTGCGGEEKAGGISPQQFTDALHLVMDSDRAVYTKKVVGRLTKKEKVIKASEHFEDDKALPLPAQMFRFGSERVAEKTDKFSYSLQSLFPINSQNAPRTDVEKEGLKFINDNPGQNFYKEETLGGQKYFTAIYPDVAVVEVCASCHNKHKDSPKTDFKVGDVMGGVVIRVPLG; encoded by the coding sequence ATGAAAAAACTAAATGCAATCGTTCTAGGTACTGCATTACTCGGTTCAGCAACGGCGTTGACAGGGTGTGGTGGTGAAGAAAAAGCAGGTGGTATTTCTCCGCAGCAGTTTACTGATGCGTTACACCTAGTGATGGATTCTGACCGTGCGGTTTACACTAAAAAAGTCGTTGGCCGTTTAACTAAAAAAGAGAAAGTCATTAAAGCATCAGAGCACTTTGAAGATGACAAAGCCTTACCTTTGCCAGCGCAAATGTTCCGTTTTGGTTCTGAGCGTGTCGCAGAAAAAACAGATAAGTTTTCTTACTCACTACAATCTCTTTTCCCAATCAACTCGCAAAACGCACCGCGTACTGATGTCGAAAAAGAAGGTTTGAAGTTTATCAACGACAACCCTGGCCAAAACTTCTATAAAGAAGAAACATTAGGTGGTCAAAAATACTTCACTGCTATCTACCCAGACGTTGCGGTTGTTGAAGTCTGTGCTAGCTGTCATAACAAACACAAAGACTCACCTAAAACCGACTTTAAAGTGGGTGATGTTATGGGTGGTGTTGTTATCCGTGTACCATTAGGTTAA
- the ubiE gene encoding bifunctional demethylmenaquinone methyltransferase/2-methoxy-6-polyprenyl-1,4-benzoquinol methylase UbiE, with product MSDPTTNPEQNSAEQDTTHFGYQTVKTAEKVDKVAEVFHSVAAKYDIMNDLMSFGIHRLWKRYTIDNSGVRAGQKILDLAGGTGDLTAKFSRIVGESGQVVLADINNSMLNVGRDKLRNKGIVGNVEYVQANAESLPFADNTFDVVTIAFGLRNVTNKDAALSSIYRVLKPGGRLLVLEFSKPTHEALSKAYDTYSFKILPKMGELVANDSESYQYLAESIRMHPDQETLRGMMEQAGFEECSYANLTGGIVALHKGFKF from the coding sequence ATGTCAGATCCAACTACAAATCCAGAACAAAATTCAGCCGAACAAGACACGACTCACTTCGGTTATCAAACAGTCAAAACCGCTGAAAAAGTCGATAAAGTAGCGGAAGTTTTTCATTCTGTTGCCGCGAAATACGACATCATGAATGACTTAATGTCGTTTGGTATTCACCGCTTATGGAAGCGCTACACTATTGATAATTCAGGCGTGCGCGCAGGACAAAAAATATTAGATCTCGCCGGAGGCACGGGTGATTTAACGGCTAAGTTTTCCCGTATTGTCGGTGAAAGTGGCCAAGTGGTTTTAGCCGATATAAACAATTCTATGCTGAATGTTGGCCGAGATAAACTGCGCAATAAGGGTATTGTTGGCAATGTTGAATACGTACAAGCCAATGCTGAAAGCCTACCTTTTGCCGATAACACCTTTGATGTGGTGACTATTGCCTTTGGCCTGCGCAACGTTACCAATAAAGATGCCGCCCTAAGTTCAATATACCGCGTATTAAAACCTGGCGGTCGTTTATTGGTGCTAGAATTTTCCAAACCCACGCACGAAGCATTAAGCAAAGCTTACGATACCTACTCATTTAAAATACTGCCGAAAATGGGCGAACTGGTGGCGAACGACAGCGAAAGCTATCAGTATTTAGCTGAATCAATTCGCATGCATCCCGATCAAGAAACGCTGCGCGGTATGATGGAGCAAGCTGGGTTCGAAGAATGTAGTTATGCTAATTTAACCGGTGGTATTGTCGCATTACACAAAGGGTTTAAGTTCTAA
- a CDS encoding c-type cytochrome — MKNSYKLTLIAAMFGLAACSDDEPAAVAEVHPGKVIWSKTCAVCHAQGLAGSPPIGNTKMWAPRIAKGMPTLYSHAKNGFSGETGEMPARGGNPALTDAEIELAVDYMVSQSKG, encoded by the coding sequence ATGAAAAATAGTTATAAACTCACGCTAATCGCCGCCATGTTTGGCTTAGCAGCTTGTTCGGATGACGAGCCAGCTGCGGTTGCCGAAGTACATCCAGGTAAAGTGATCTGGTCTAAAACTTGTGCCGTTTGTCACGCGCAAGGTTTAGCTGGCTCGCCACCTATCGGTAACACAAAAATGTGGGCGCCGCGTATTGCGAAAGGTATGCCGACATTATATAGCCACGCCAAAAATGGTTTTTCTGGTGAAACTGGTGAAATGCCAGCCAGAGGCGGTAATCCAGCCCTAACCGACGCTGAAATTGAGTTAGCAGTGGATTATATGGTTAGTCAAAGTAAAGGATAG
- a CDS encoding DUF3574 domain-containing protein yields the protein MFVTKLMVALVCGLWLIGCQSTYKQQAVKDSLDSVSSVSAKSLQSQTIKVRLYFGLSIPSGGLVTAKQWQAFVDEVITQQFKGFNIVDSTGYYLGKPEPSKIVTIIIPEADLPKAQTVAASYASRFKQDSVMLVKLPVLDWQFVTAPSR from the coding sequence ATGTTTGTGACAAAATTGATGGTGGCGTTAGTTTGTGGGTTATGGCTTATTGGCTGTCAATCGACTTATAAACAACAAGCAGTCAAAGACTCACTTGATAGTGTTTCATCTGTTTCAGCAAAAAGTCTCCAATCTCAAACTATTAAAGTGCGTTTATATTTTGGTTTATCGATACCAAGCGGTGGCTTAGTCACAGCTAAGCAGTGGCAAGCTTTTGTTGATGAGGTGATCACTCAGCAATTTAAAGGTTTTAATATTGTTGATTCAACGGGCTATTATTTAGGTAAACCAGAGCCTTCGAAAATCGTTACGATAATAATACCTGAGGCGGATTTACCTAAAGCACAAACTGTTGCGGCCAGCTATGCCAGTCGTTTTAAGCAAGACTCGGTTATGCTGGTTAAGTTGCCAGTATTGGATTGGCAGTTTGTGACAGCGCCAAGCCGATAA
- the ubiB gene encoding ubiquinone biosynthesis regulatory protein kinase UbiB — protein sequence MRITRLYTIVSTVLIYGLDDLIPERFKPWYVKALRASLFWLRNKHPDKALGVRLRLALQHLGPVFIKFGQMLSTRRDLMPVDIANELALLQDQVQPFSGQQAKKLIEQAWQVSDIHQIVESFSIEPLASASIAQVHTATLKDSCSFAHKDIVIKVIRPDIARVINADIGLMEVMAEFVARFLPDGKRLRPIEVVREYEKTLKDELNLMREAANSIQLRRNFEEDERLYVPDVYSDLCRENILVMERIYGIPVANVDELVANGTDMKILAERGVEIFFTQVFRDSFFHADMHPGNIFVSYENPERPTYIGIDCGIVGTLNKDDKRYLADNFIAFFNRDYRKVAELHVDSGWVPPHTNIEEFEFAIRTVCEPIFNKPLSEISFGHVLMNLFNTARRFEMEVQPQLVLLQKTLLYIEGLGRQLYPQLDLWTTAKPFLENWLRDQIGPMAIWHHLKDNAPFWGEKLPEIPDLVYGMLKHHKVHQQQQTLLIQTLNEQLTEKKKNILPQIGHVLAIAAAILYSQNPDTNIIWLALAAVGCWSSHWFKKS from the coding sequence GTGCGTATTACCCGTCTTTATACCATAGTCAGTACGGTCTTAATTTATGGCTTAGATGATCTCATTCCTGAGCGATTTAAGCCTTGGTATGTCAAAGCGTTGCGCGCCAGTTTATTTTGGTTACGCAATAAACACCCAGATAAAGCCTTAGGCGTGCGCTTACGCTTAGCGCTGCAACATTTAGGCCCGGTTTTTATTAAATTTGGCCAAATGTTGTCGACGCGACGTGACCTAATGCCGGTAGATATTGCCAATGAGCTAGCTTTGCTACAGGACCAAGTACAGCCATTTTCAGGCCAGCAAGCGAAAAAACTGATTGAACAAGCTTGGCAAGTCTCTGATATTCATCAAATTGTTGAATCCTTTTCTATTGAGCCTTTGGCATCAGCCTCTATTGCGCAAGTGCATACCGCGACCCTTAAAGATTCCTGTTCGTTTGCGCATAAAGATATCGTTATCAAAGTCATTCGTCCGGATATTGCTCGGGTTATTAATGCCGATATAGGCTTAATGGAAGTCATGGCCGAGTTTGTCGCGCGCTTTTTACCTGATGGCAAACGCTTACGCCCAATCGAGGTTGTACGCGAATACGAAAAAACCTTAAAAGACGAGTTGAATCTAATGCGCGAAGCCGCCAATAGCATTCAACTTAGACGCAATTTTGAAGAAGACGAGCGTTTATACGTACCGGATGTTTACTCAGATTTATGCCGTGAAAACATTTTAGTTATGGAGCGTATTTACGGCATACCTGTCGCGAATGTCGACGAACTGGTAGCCAACGGCACTGATATGAAAATATTGGCCGAGCGCGGTGTTGAAATATTTTTCACGCAAGTTTTTCGCGATAGCTTTTTCCATGCCGACATGCATCCAGGCAATATATTTGTCTCGTATGAAAACCCTGAACGCCCAACTTATATCGGTATCGACTGCGGTATTGTCGGAACACTAAACAAAGATGATAAACGCTATTTAGCGGATAACTTTATCGCCTTTTTTAATCGCGACTATCGCAAAGTTGCCGAGTTACATGTGGATTCAGGTTGGGTACCGCCCCATACCAATATTGAAGAATTTGAATTTGCTATTCGCACCGTATGCGAACCCATTTTCAACAAGCCTCTGTCTGAAATTTCTTTTGGCCATGTATTAATGAATTTATTTAATACCGCTAGGCGATTTGAAATGGAAGTACAACCGCAATTAGTGTTACTGCAAAAAACCTTGCTTTACATTGAAGGCTTGGGTCGCCAGCTTTATCCACAACTCGATTTATGGACCACTGCTAAACCCTTTTTAGAGAACTGGTTACGCGATCAAATTGGTCCTATGGCTATTTGGCATCACTTAAAAGACAACGCGCCATTTTGGGGTGAAAAACTGCCCGAGATCCCTGATCTCGTATATGGCATGCTCAAGCATCATAAAGTTCACCAACAACAGCAAACCTTGTTGATCCAAACATTAAACGAACAACTCACCGAAAAGAAAAAGAATATTCTGCCGCAAATCGGCCACGTGCTAGCCATTGCCGCAGCAATTCTATATAGCCAAAACCCAGACACGAATATTATCTGGCTAGCGCTAGCTGCAGTTGGGTGTTGGAGTAGTCATTGGTTTAAGAAAAGTTAG
- a CDS encoding ammonia-forming cytochrome c nitrite reductase subunit c552 gives MKRLSWIIWTVLTLALSGYLGYTLVAAEDKTEFIVGAPTHGHFQIELACESCHTSPFGGPEILQNACLNCHEQELEAANDSHPVKKFTDPRNADRLEILNAKDCVTCHREHQHEQTMAMGVTLPDDFCFHCHQDVAENRPSHEGMGFETCASAGCHNYHDNRALYEDFLVKHAGKPDMLSETMKLVNDNVTSYLAEHPDVKALIADDADIPTQQVSEQDQTITEHWAATVHAQVGVNCTACHNNEQDEWLPQPKLDVCSNCHQDEWTQFTESHHGMRLSDKVDISLSPMTPAMSRLPFHQEAMDKDLTCSGCHDPHTTDTKFAAVDACMSCHNDEHTNNFTQSKHFALWQQEQQGLVPEGTGVTCATCHMPKYEEGGEVRVMHNQNHNLRPNEKMIRSACMNCHSLEFSIDALADEQLIKSNFIGKPSQHIESIDMAVKRTKQ, from the coding sequence GTGAAACGTCTTAGTTGGATTATTTGGACTGTACTAACCCTAGCTTTGTCAGGGTACCTTGGTTACACCTTAGTGGCTGCGGAAGATAAAACCGAATTCATTGTGGGCGCGCCTACGCATGGCCATTTTCAAATTGAGCTGGCTTGCGAGTCTTGTCATACCTCACCATTCGGTGGGCCCGAGATTTTGCAAAATGCTTGCTTAAATTGCCACGAACAAGAACTCGAAGCCGCGAACGACTCGCATCCGGTGAAAAAATTTACCGACCCGCGTAATGCCGATCGCTTAGAAATTCTAAATGCTAAAGATTGTGTAACTTGCCATCGCGAACACCAACACGAACAAACCATGGCAATGGGGGTTACCTTGCCGGATGATTTTTGTTTTCACTGTCATCAGGATGTCGCCGAGAATCGTCCTTCACATGAAGGTATGGGCTTTGAAACTTGCGCCAGTGCTGGCTGTCACAACTACCACGACAACCGCGCTCTGTATGAAGACTTTCTGGTTAAACATGCAGGCAAACCTGACATGCTGAGCGAAACCATGAAACTAGTAAACGATAATGTGACTAGTTATTTGGCAGAACATCCAGACGTAAAAGCGTTAATCGCTGATGACGCCGATATCCCAACACAACAAGTATCTGAGCAAGATCAAACCATTACCGAGCATTGGGCCGCTACTGTACACGCCCAAGTGGGGGTTAACTGCACAGCTTGTCATAACAATGAGCAAGACGAATGGCTACCACAACCAAAACTTGACGTTTGCTCTAACTGTCATCAAGACGAATGGACGCAGTTTACTGAAAGTCATCACGGTATGCGTTTATCAGACAAGGTAGATATTAGCTTATCGCCAATGACACCAGCGATGTCACGTTTACCATTCCATCAAGAAGCGATGGACAAAGACTTAACCTGTAGCGGTTGTCATGATCCACACACCACAGATACTAAATTTGCCGCTGTTGACGCCTGTATGAGCTGTCACAACGACGAACATACCAACAACTTCACGCAATCTAAACACTTTGCCTTATGGCAACAAGAACAACAAGGACTCGTGCCCGAAGGAACGGGCGTGACTTGTGCGACTTGCCATATGCCGAAGTACGAAGAAGGTGGCGAAGTGCGTGTTATGCATAACCAAAATCATAACTTGCGTCCGAATGAAAAAATGATCCGCAGTGCTTGCATGAACTGTCACAGCTTAGAGTTTTCAATTGATGCATTAGCGGATGAGCAACTAATTAAAAGTAACTTCATCGGTAAGCCAAGCCAACATATCGAAAGTATTGATATGGCGGTTAAGCGAACCAAACAATAA
- a CDS encoding FAD-dependent oxidoreductase has protein sequence MSHPIIVVGTGPVGIRFIKELRKLDAETPILLFGNEPWQPYNRVKLSSLLANEMSWDDITSKDWAAIQTDSNTTTHLNCPINSIDKEKRIVVDADGVEHHYSQLVMAIGSRPYIPNIPNVEMTGVYTFRDLNDVQALIARNVRSRHICVLGGGLLGLETAKALCRHNTQVTVIQRSSHLMNNQLDETAAALLQKTVEAEGVNVICGQGVTEVLRDDKGLTGIKFRNGEVFSCDTVVLATGIIPNRGLALEAGLAVGKGIKVNNSLQTSDDSIYAIGECAEHAGMTYGLVAPGFEQAAIAARHIYENDDKSSYLGSTTAAELKVVGEQVFSIGELYGPRAPFVKEWVYNKDGVYRKIITRRGKIIGAQAVGDWNESKRIQEMLTTKKRLWFWQLLRFQFSGNLFPENENAIQNWPDDTFICQCMAVQKGRLMSCVQSGCKTVKDLGAQTGAGTVCGSCQPLLVQLLGAKAKREPDPKWKVLLQTCTATLVLSLVFLLLPAIAYSTSVQGMNLDKLWVDGLYKQISGFSLLALSVFITLLSFRKRIKKFKWLSYPIWRVIHTALGIVLLMVLVTHTGLQMGSNLNFALMISYIAVSLVGVFAGVSVALEHKLSDSSAKLFRKMSYWGHVLASWPLPTLLTFHIVSVYYF, from the coding sequence ATGAGTCATCCCATTATTGTCGTTGGTACGGGGCCGGTCGGCATTCGTTTTATCAAAGAGCTACGCAAGCTTGATGCTGAAACGCCGATTTTATTATTTGGTAACGAACCATGGCAACCTTACAACCGAGTTAAATTATCGTCGTTGTTAGCGAATGAAATGTCGTGGGACGACATTACCAGTAAAGATTGGGCTGCGATCCAAACCGACAGCAATACCACGACTCATCTCAATTGTCCGATCAATAGTATTGATAAAGAAAAGCGCATCGTTGTTGATGCCGATGGGGTTGAGCACCATTATAGCCAATTAGTCATGGCGATAGGATCGCGCCCATACATACCTAATATTCCAAATGTAGAAATGACAGGTGTGTACACCTTTCGCGACCTAAACGATGTGCAAGCCTTAATTGCCCGTAATGTGCGCAGCCGCCATATTTGTGTATTAGGGGGTGGTTTGCTAGGGCTTGAAACAGCGAAAGCGCTCTGTCGCCATAATACCCAAGTGACCGTTATTCAACGCTCGTCACATTTAATGAATAACCAATTAGATGAAACCGCCGCCGCGCTACTACAAAAAACCGTTGAAGCCGAAGGCGTAAACGTTATTTGCGGCCAGGGTGTGACCGAAGTTTTACGCGACGATAAGGGCTTAACAGGCATCAAATTCCGTAATGGTGAAGTATTTAGCTGCGACACGGTTGTGCTAGCCACCGGGATCATCCCCAATCGTGGTTTAGCATTAGAAGCCGGTTTAGCCGTCGGTAAAGGCATAAAAGTTAATAACAGCCTACAAACTTCTGATGACAGTATTTATGCCATTGGCGAATGCGCCGAGCATGCTGGAATGACTTATGGCTTGGTTGCCCCAGGTTTTGAGCAGGCCGCTATCGCGGCTCGACATATTTACGAAAACGACGACAAATCGAGTTACTTAGGCTCGACAACAGCCGCCGAATTAAAAGTGGTTGGCGAGCAAGTTTTCTCGATTGGTGAATTGTATGGCCCACGTGCACCGTTTGTTAAAGAATGGGTTTACAACAAAGATGGAGTATACCGCAAAATAATTACCCGTCGCGGCAAAATTATTGGTGCCCAAGCCGTTGGCGACTGGAACGAATCTAAACGCATTCAGGAAATGCTCACCACGAAAAAGCGCTTATGGTTTTGGCAATTATTACGCTTTCAATTTTCTGGCAACTTATTTCCTGAAAACGAAAACGCCATTCAAAATTGGCCAGACGACACCTTTATTTGCCAATGTATGGCCGTGCAAAAAGGCCGATTAATGAGTTGTGTGCAATCAGGCTGTAAAACCGTAAAAGATCTAGGTGCGCAAACCGGTGCTGGCACAGTTTGCGGCAGTTGCCAACCCTTACTTGTGCAATTACTCGGTGCAAAAGCTAAACGCGAACCGGATCCTAAATGGAAAGTGTTACTGCAAACCTGTACCGCCACATTAGTACTAAGCCTTGTGTTTTTACTGTTACCTGCGATTGCTTATTCCACCTCAGTACAGGGCATGAATTTAGACAAGCTTTGGGTCGATGGTCTTTACAAGCAAATATCAGGCTTTAGCTTACTCGCTCTTTCTGTGTTTATTACCTTGTTGTCGTTTCGTAAACGTATCAAAAAATTTAAATGGTTGTCGTACCCGATATGGCGGGTGATCCATACCGCGCTTGGCATAGTGTTACTTATGGTATTGGTCACCCATACCGGCCTACAAATGGGCAGTAATCTTAACTTTGCACTAATGATCAGTTATATCGCGGTGAGTTTGGTTGGGGTATTTGCCGGTGTATCTGTTGCCTTAGAGCATAAATTATCGGATAGCAGCGCCAAATTGTTTCGCAAGATGAGTTATTGGGGGCATGTACTCGCGTCTTGGCCTCTGCCGACTCTACTTACCTTTCATATTGTTTCTGTGTATTACTTTTAA
- a CDS encoding ubiquinone biosynthesis accessory factor UbiJ, producing the protein MPAAAIITGIVEHTLNAWLQQSQARVQLPTNLVDQQVAVLLTDIKLQLNFAINAQGEISVLANVDSADCKITTQITTLQKLQDSSQITKLIKSGELDIEGDVQLAQSFADWLKSSLSRWQDVLAGLVGDIACYKLIHAGEQAQQAISQRVEQEKATALNAIWHEKRLAPHPDEFDVFSLEVNVLRQDYDRLAARTKRLAKLIEQSPKQ; encoded by the coding sequence ATGCCAGCCGCGGCTATCATTACAGGTATTGTCGAACACACGCTAAACGCTTGGTTGCAACAAAGCCAAGCGCGAGTTCAATTACCCACTAACTTAGTAGACCAGCAAGTTGCTGTGCTACTCACTGACATCAAGCTCCAACTCAATTTTGCCATCAATGCCCAAGGCGAAATTAGTGTATTAGCTAACGTTGATTCTGCCGATTGTAAAATCACCACGCAAATTACCACATTACAAAAACTGCAAGACAGTAGCCAGATCACCAAACTGATCAAATCTGGCGAATTGGATATTGAAGGTGATGTACAGCTAGCGCAAAGTTTTGCCGATTGGTTAAAGTCTAGCTTATCGCGTTGGCAAGATGTACTTGCTGGCTTAGTTGGCGACATCGCCTGCTATAAATTAATTCACGCAGGTGAGCAGGCACAACAGGCTATTAGCCAACGGGTTGAGCAGGAAAAGGCCACGGCATTAAATGCCATTTGGCACGAAAAGCGCTTAGCGCCGCATCCTGATGAATTTGACGTTTTTAGCCTCGAAGTTAATGTTTTACGCCAAGACTACGACAGGTTAGCCGCTCGCACTAAACGTCTTGCCAAACTCATTGAACAATCGCCAAAACAATAA
- a CDS encoding GNAT family N-acetyltransferase produces the protein MTTSLQYLPLEPVKLPLVNKFYRANNGRGSAIKSDLIWVARKHNDIVGTLRFSAQQDAWLLTGVLVSELYQGQGIGTHLLGSALNKLDQFGAKPVYTFPYQHLVPWYQKLGFCCVEVENLPSLLLAKLTAYRRQGRNISAMEYKRDGYKT, from the coding sequence ATGACAACATCTTTGCAATACCTGCCTTTGGAACCCGTTAAATTACCTTTGGTCAATAAGTTTTATCGAGCCAATAATGGGCGTGGTTCAGCGATAAAGTCTGATTTGATCTGGGTTGCAAGGAAGCACAACGATATTGTTGGCACGTTGCGCTTTAGTGCGCAACAGGATGCTTGGTTGTTAACTGGTGTGTTGGTATCTGAGCTTTATCAAGGTCAAGGTATTGGGACTCATTTGCTTGGCTCAGCGCTCAATAAATTGGATCAATTTGGTGCAAAGCCGGTTTATACCTTTCCTTATCAACATTTAGTACCTTGGTATCAAAAACTGGGTTTTTGTTGCGTCGAGGTAGAAAATTTACCCAGTCTATTATTGGCTAAATTGACAGCATATCGCCGCCAAGGGCGCAACATAAGTGCGATGGAATATAAACGCGATGGATATAAAACTTAG
- the rpoZ gene encoding DNA-directed RNA polymerase subunit omega, whose product MARVTVEDAVEQVGNRFDLILTAARRARQIASEGKEPLVEAGNDKATVVALREIEEGLISNDIMDTYEREETARQEADELAAVAAIAGTN is encoded by the coding sequence ATGGCTCGCGTAACTGTTGAAGATGCAGTAGAACAAGTTGGAAACCGTTTTGATTTAATTTTGACTGCCGCTCGTCGCGCACGTCAAATCGCTTCTGAAGGCAAAGAGCCATTAGTTGAAGCAGGTAATGACAAAGCGACTGTTGTTGCTCTACGTGAAATCGAAGAAGGTTTGATCAGCAACGATATTATGGATACCTACGAGCGCGAAGAAACTGCGCGCCAAGAAGCGGACGAACTAGCAGCTGTTGCCGCTATTGCTGGTACCAACTAA